The Deltaproteobacteria bacterium sequence TCTTTTCGTGAGTGGATGGGCTGGCGTGGTTAGCGCTTCTCTCCGAGCTTATCTGTAAAATAAATTCACGTGCTCCCTGAAAGCTTTCGTCCCAGGTTGGATGGCTTTCAAAGCTTTGCCGTGCCGCAATTCCAAGCTTGGCAAGGAGGTCCCTGTCATGAGCCAGGGCTTGAATATGTTCCGCAACCAATGCGGGTGCATTCGGGGGAACCAGGAACCCGTTGCAGCCATGGGTGATAAATTCAGGGGGTGCACCTTTGGTGGTCGCAATAGATGGTAAGCCTACTGAGAGTCCCTCCAAATACGCCATCCCAAAACCTTCGTACTCTGATGGAATGACCATGACATGGGCTCGGCGCATGTGGTCGAGCAGCGCATCAGGTTGCTGTTCACCAAGGAACACGACTTGGTGAATGCTTTCGTCCGAGACCTTTGCTTTACAATGGTTCGCATAGGTTACGTCGCGTTGGTCACAGCCAATGACACTGCAATGAATTGGAGTTGTCACCGAGTCTAGCGCTTCGATCAGGGTATGAAGGCCTTTGCGCTTGGTTAAGGTCCCTAGAAATAGAACTCGCAATGGACCCGGTTGGTTTGCACGCTTCTTGATTTCACTGGGCTCAATCTCATCCAGCCAAGTAACCGGCCCAGGGTTTACAATCTGAAAGGGTCGCACATGACTCATTATTTCTTCGCAGGTTCTGCGCGTTGTTTCGCTGTTGCAAATAATCGCGTGCTGCATGTTCAGGAATTGTTTTTCAAGAAGGTGCGAAGTGGCCTTGATTAGTTGACTCTGGGGTTCTGAGGTCTTGAGGTGATGAACGAGTCCTATGCAGCATTGCTTCTTCCGGATGGCGGGTAGCCAGGCCGATAGGCTGGCGTGACAAAGTTCATCGAAGATAATCGCGTCGAAGTCACCCTTGAGCAGTTGGTCGTGAATGTGGTGAAGCGCCCTTGGGAAGACGTTTTGGAAATATCCTCGGTCGGGCAGTGATATTACTTCGACCGTGTCACCGGCGGATCGCAGGTAATTTACGAACTTGGAGTCGTAGAGATACCCACCA is a genomic window containing:
- a CDS encoding glycosyltransferase family 4 protein, whose product is MKLALVIYGDLNQTTGGYLYDSKFVNYLRSAGDTVEVISLPDRGYFQNVFPRALHHIHDQLLKGDFDAIIFDELCHASLSAWLPAIRKKQCCIGLVHHLKTSEPQSQLIKATSHLLEKQFLNMQHAIICNSETTRRTCEEIMSHVRPFQIVNPGPVTWLDEIEPSEIKKRANQPGPLRVLFLGTLTKRKGLHTLIEALDSVTTPIHCSVIGCDQRDVTYANHCKAKVSDESIHQVVFLGEQQPDALLDHMRRAHVMVIPSEYEGFGMAYLEGLSVGLPSIATTKGAPPEFITHGCNGFLVPPNAPALVAEHIQALAHDRDLLAKLGIAARQSFESHPTWDESFQGAREFILQISSERSANHASPSTHEKTIQPS